A window of Streptomyces subrutilus contains these coding sequences:
- a CDS encoding RHS repeat-associated core domain-containing protein, which produces MAAALALVLTVPGSLTPLAVAADLPGAPKAAQHKDAKVRAVNAQGAKAARDLVAKNQAQNRAQAQRARGDAKADWPKAATLVRDGSAAPARTRPLVDVQPTARPRSALLAPTVPVGPVAALGGAAGKSTVKVLDQKAAERAGITGVLFTATSTADGPARLTVDYGSFASAVGGGWSTRLGLVALPSCVLTTPEKAECRTTTPLPSANSIENRSVTAEVPSLREGGTGAGKALQQTPAVFAVMATDTTSPKGSGDHSATPLSASSSWQSGSSSGAFTWSYPVAVPPAAAGPVPSLSFSYNSGSIDGRTANSNNQGSQVGEGFDLTSSYIERKYGSCDDDGQTDKDDLCWKYENASLVLNGKSTELVKDDTSGTWRLKDDDASQVSWATGADNGDDNGEYWKVVTGDGTTYTFGLNKLPGAGAQRTNSTWTVPVFGDDSGEPGYAKGSSFVDRSQVQAWRWNVDLVQDLHGNAASYWYAAETNHYAKNGDKTKLAAYTRGGTLSEIRYGQREDTLFTTNASHKVTFGYEERCFGANCGNLTKDTSDNWPDVPFDAICASGATDCRAASPAFFTRKRMTAVTTHAWSTALEPDNYAPIDTFDLTQEYLDPGDLGDTSDQSLVLKSIKRTGRNGATTADVPPVDFTYHMRPNRVDADGDDVVPLSRPRINTITSEAGAITTVTLSDPQCVRGTRMPTAEDTNSLSCYPVYWPVNGGDPKLDWFHKYNVSAVTLADPAGQNDLVEHAYTYENPGWRYNDDPFTPEDERTWSTWRGYGKVTSFIGAADKTRSKTVKVFMQGLRGDKRKGTSATRTTTVAAVPVPGLTIPDIDDDEQYSGFQRQEITYEGAAPRSVSVTDPWSRQTSSQQKSYANIKGHYVRTGSSYSHTFLTSSNTWRTTRTDNTYDDYGMQSRTSSSGDTAKTGDETCTRVWYARNQAKGLTNLPSRTRTVGASCTVTDDQLSLPATSANRGDVLSDTATVYDDVNAGGWSATQTPTLGLSTWTGRAQSYPAASGTADRDPAGTGGWQTTGRSTYDTASAKLGRRLTATDAAGNTTTTSYSPASAGPLEVTVVTAPKLAANGQQHRSYSYVDLRGSIVRSIDETMASTYTTYDGLGRITATWLPNRGQSQTPNVKYGYGMARGKQPWTSVSSLMADGTSYKTVYSIADALLRPLQTQTPSPNGGRLLTDTRYDSRGLAYESYADIWDKDKAPEGTYARAEYGSTPAQTETVFDGMGRAVTSSLLVYGVKKQTTSTSYTGDSVATTAVQGGTASRTITDALGRTTETRTYGGMVPNDPAFGGTAPGTPYTSVSHTFTLDGKQATITGPDSAKWTYGYDLFGRKVSSSDPDKGTATTSYTVLDQVATSKDARNTVLEYGYDELGRKTGLWTSPKSDANKLAAWTYDTVRKGSPTDSTRYEGGLTGKAYTKSVTAYDTLGRPATTRLTLPGNDPLVTSGAIAATTDHTVSYRLDGTLNTTTAPAVGGLPAETLQLHYNGFGLPKALSGTTDYVQNVAYSPLGEIDQLTLARSAAAGVRKTFIGNTYEEGTRRLLRSTVNDQTHTGMLQELTYSYDQAGNVLSIFDSAPLSGFTKADNQCFAYDGQRRITEAWTPKTADCSAGGRTAANLDGAAPYWTSYTYTPSGQRATEKTNTGTPQTRTYCYEPARPHALAATTTGATCTGVTAQYAYDATGNTAKRAETPGSTSSQTLAWGPEGKLAKLTEGATTTDYVYDAEGELLIRRDPAGETILYTASTEVHLKGAKKWATRSYTVAGTKIAVVTNVSGTAKLSYTAGDAHGTSSLTVSGDDSQTVTKRYTTPFGSARGSATANWPDDKRFLDKPEDISTGLTHVGAREYDPALGQFLSVDPVLAPDAAQSLNGYAYASNNPVTNADPSGMCPEVDCPTRPCPNCENTTPGNEPGPPTLTEAGKQGGSGLTRPWRGRDYTISPGDVYRPLTMEWRPAFVPIPFAPVVEGFGILDEGGPYNEWETSRALFLGWLWGGGYPLGPNQKFKGGDAFTKVLAGDETIRGAREMLLAQALGSGMDATYAKEPYAFSYKDRGPEPGSPWWKFNTARGIYNDFSSVVTNGTLGHENMADAFLGTYSAKAQIVNVDKEKGAVRIQFSVNNLSDWNSATHMVPREWNPLFDKTFGAAVSQEFTWQERLPLNVCGCSVK; this is translated from the coding sequence TTGGCAGCCGCACTGGCCCTGGTCCTCACGGTGCCGGGGTCACTCACGCCCCTCGCGGTCGCCGCGGACCTCCCCGGCGCCCCTAAAGCCGCCCAACACAAGGACGCCAAGGTCCGGGCGGTCAACGCCCAAGGCGCCAAGGCCGCCCGGGACCTGGTCGCGAAGAACCAGGCCCAGAACAGGGCCCAGGCGCAGCGGGCCCGCGGTGACGCCAAAGCCGACTGGCCCAAAGCCGCCACCCTCGTACGAGACGGTTCCGCCGCCCCGGCACGCACCCGCCCGCTGGTCGACGTACAGCCCACGGCCCGGCCGAGAAGCGCGCTGCTCGCCCCCACCGTGCCCGTCGGCCCGGTCGCGGCCCTGGGCGGCGCAGCCGGGAAGTCGACTGTCAAGGTTCTCGACCAGAAGGCAGCGGAGCGGGCCGGCATCACAGGCGTGCTGTTCACGGCGACGAGCACGGCCGATGGACCGGCGCGGCTCACGGTCGACTACGGCTCCTTCGCCTCCGCCGTCGGCGGCGGCTGGTCCACCCGCCTCGGCCTGGTCGCACTGCCCTCCTGCGTACTGACGACCCCGGAGAAGGCGGAGTGCCGCACGACGACTCCGCTGCCGTCAGCGAACAGCATCGAGAACCGCAGCGTGACGGCGGAGGTCCCTTCGCTCCGGGAAGGGGGCACAGGCGCGGGCAAGGCTCTCCAACAGACCCCGGCGGTCTTCGCGGTGATGGCCACCGACACCACGTCGCCCAAGGGTTCGGGTGACCACTCGGCAACGCCGCTTTCTGCCTCCTCCAGCTGGCAGTCCGGCTCCTCCAGCGGCGCCTTCACCTGGTCCTATCCGGTCGCCGTACCACCGGCTGCGGCAGGACCCGTCCCATCGCTCTCGTTCTCGTACAACTCGGGAAGCATCGACGGCCGGACAGCCAACTCCAACAACCAGGGCTCTCAAGTGGGTGAGGGCTTCGATCTGACCTCGTCATACATCGAGCGCAAATACGGCTCCTGCGACGACGACGGACAGACCGACAAGGACGACCTCTGCTGGAAGTACGAGAACGCGTCACTGGTGCTCAACGGCAAGTCCACCGAGCTCGTCAAGGACGACACGAGCGGCACGTGGCGGCTGAAGGACGACGATGCTTCACAGGTCAGCTGGGCGACCGGCGCCGACAACGGTGACGACAACGGCGAATACTGGAAGGTCGTCACCGGCGACGGTACGACCTACACCTTCGGTCTGAACAAGCTTCCCGGAGCCGGCGCCCAGCGGACCAACTCGACCTGGACGGTCCCCGTCTTCGGCGATGACTCGGGCGAGCCCGGCTACGCCAAGGGCTCCTCCTTCGTCGACCGCTCACAGGTCCAGGCGTGGCGCTGGAACGTGGACCTGGTCCAAGACCTCCACGGCAATGCCGCCAGCTACTGGTACGCGGCCGAGACCAACCACTACGCCAAGAACGGGGACAAGACCAAGCTCGCGGCCTACACCCGAGGCGGAACCCTCTCCGAGATCCGCTACGGCCAGCGCGAAGACACGCTCTTCACCACCAACGCTTCTCACAAGGTCACGTTCGGCTACGAGGAGCGGTGCTTCGGGGCGAACTGCGGCAATCTCACCAAGGACACGTCGGACAACTGGCCCGATGTGCCCTTCGATGCGATCTGCGCGAGCGGAGCCACCGACTGCCGGGCGGCTTCCCCGGCCTTCTTCACCCGCAAGCGCATGACGGCCGTCACCACCCACGCGTGGTCCACGGCGCTCGAACCCGACAACTACGCCCCCATCGACACCTTCGACCTCACCCAGGAGTACCTGGACCCGGGTGACCTCGGCGACACCAGCGACCAGAGCCTGGTGCTGAAGTCCATCAAGCGCACCGGACGCAACGGGGCGACGACGGCGGACGTTCCCCCCGTCGACTTCACCTACCACATGCGGCCGAACCGGGTCGATGCCGACGGCGACGACGTCGTTCCGCTCAGCCGCCCGCGCATCAACACCATCACGTCCGAGGCCGGCGCCATCACCACGGTCACCCTCTCCGACCCCCAGTGCGTACGCGGCACCAGGATGCCGACCGCCGAGGACACCAACTCGCTGTCCTGCTACCCGGTCTACTGGCCCGTCAACGGCGGCGACCCGAAACTCGACTGGTTCCACAAGTACAACGTCAGCGCCGTCACCCTCGCCGATCCGGCCGGCCAGAACGATCTGGTCGAGCATGCCTACACCTACGAGAACCCAGGCTGGCGGTACAACGACGATCCCTTCACCCCCGAGGACGAACGCACCTGGTCCACATGGCGGGGCTACGGCAAGGTCACTTCCTTCATTGGCGCCGCCGACAAGACCCGTTCCAAGACCGTGAAGGTTTTCATGCAGGGCTTGCGGGGCGACAAGCGCAAGGGCACGAGCGCCACCCGTACCACCACGGTCGCGGCAGTCCCGGTTCCGGGCCTGACGATTCCCGACATCGACGACGACGAGCAGTACTCGGGCTTCCAGCGCCAGGAGATCACCTACGAGGGCGCCGCCCCGCGGTCCGTCTCGGTCACCGACCCCTGGAGCCGGCAGACCTCGAGCCAGCAGAAGTCGTACGCGAACATCAAGGGCCACTACGTCCGCACAGGATCCTCCTACAGCCACACCTTCCTCACCTCCTCCAACACCTGGCGCACGACCCGGACCGACAACACCTACGACGACTACGGCATGCAGTCCCGCACGTCGTCGTCCGGCGACACCGCCAAGACCGGTGACGAGACCTGCACCCGGGTCTGGTACGCCCGCAACCAGGCCAAGGGCCTCACCAACCTGCCCTCACGCACCCGTACGGTGGGTGCCTCGTGCACCGTCACCGACGACCAGCTGAGCCTTCCGGCGACCTCGGCCAACCGCGGAGACGTCCTCTCCGACACCGCCACGGTCTACGACGACGTCAACGCCGGAGGCTGGTCGGCGACCCAGACCCCGACCCTCGGACTGTCCACCTGGACCGGTCGTGCCCAGTCCTACCCCGCCGCCTCCGGTACGGCCGACCGTGACCCGGCGGGTACGGGCGGCTGGCAGACCACTGGCAGGTCCACCTACGACACGGCTTCGGCCAAACTCGGCCGCAGGCTGACCGCGACCGACGCGGCCGGGAACACGACCACGACCAGCTACTCCCCGGCGTCGGCCGGCCCGCTGGAAGTCACCGTGGTCACCGCCCCGAAGCTCGCCGCCAACGGCCAGCAGCACAGGTCGTACTCGTACGTGGACCTGCGCGGCTCCATCGTGCGCTCCATCGACGAGACCATGGCCTCGACCTACACGACGTACGACGGACTCGGCAGGATCACCGCGACCTGGCTCCCGAACCGGGGCCAGTCCCAGACCCCGAACGTCAAGTACGGCTACGGAATGGCGCGCGGCAAGCAGCCGTGGACCTCCGTGAGCTCGCTCATGGCGGACGGGACGAGCTACAAGACGGTCTACTCGATCGCCGATGCCCTGCTGCGACCGTTGCAGACCCAGACGCCGTCGCCGAACGGCGGCCGGCTGCTGACCGACACACGCTACGACTCGCGCGGTCTGGCCTACGAGTCCTATGCCGACATCTGGGACAAGGACAAGGCACCCGAGGGCACCTATGCCCGAGCCGAGTACGGCAGCACCCCGGCGCAGACCGAGACCGTCTTCGACGGCATGGGCCGCGCCGTCACCTCCTCACTCCTGGTCTACGGGGTGAAGAAGCAGACCACCAGCACCAGCTACACCGGTGACTCCGTCGCCACGACGGCGGTCCAGGGCGGCACGGCCAGCCGCACGATCACCGACGCCCTCGGCCGTACCACGGAGACCCGCACCTACGGCGGAATGGTGCCGAACGATCCGGCTTTCGGGGGCACCGCGCCGGGCACGCCGTACACCAGCGTGAGCCACACGTTCACCCTCGACGGCAAGCAGGCGACGATCACCGGGCCCGACAGCGCGAAGTGGACGTACGGCTACGACCTCTTCGGCCGGAAGGTCAGCTCCTCCGACCCCGACAAGGGCACGGCCACCACCTCCTACACGGTCCTGGACCAGGTGGCGACCTCGAAGGACGCGCGCAACACGGTCCTGGAGTACGGCTATGACGAACTCGGCCGCAAGACCGGTCTGTGGACGTCCCCGAAGTCCGACGCCAACAAGCTCGCGGCGTGGACGTACGACACCGTGCGCAAGGGCTCCCCGACGGACTCCACCCGCTACGAGGGCGGTCTGACCGGCAAGGCCTACACCAAGTCCGTCACCGCCTACGACACCCTGGGGCGGCCCGCGACGACCCGGCTGACCCTGCCCGGCAACGACCCGCTCGTCACCTCGGGCGCCATCGCGGCCACCACTGACCACACGGTCAGCTACCGGCTGGACGGCACGCTCAACACGACGACGGCGCCGGCCGTCGGCGGACTGCCGGCCGAGACGCTCCAGCTGCACTACAACGGCTTCGGCCTTCCGAAAGCGCTTTCCGGCACCACCGACTACGTCCAGAACGTGGCCTACTCCCCCCTGGGCGAGATCGACCAGCTCACCCTGGCCCGCTCCGCGGCCGCCGGGGTACGCAAGACCTTCATCGGCAACACGTACGAGGAGGGCACCCGGCGCCTGCTGCGGTCCACGGTCAACGACCAGACCCACACCGGCATGCTCCAAGAACTCACCTACAGCTACGACCAGGCCGGAAACGTCCTGTCGATCTTCGACTCGGCCCCGCTGAGCGGCTTCACCAAGGCCGACAACCAGTGCTTCGCCTACGACGGCCAACGCCGCATCACCGAAGCCTGGACCCCGAAGACGGCAGACTGCTCCGCCGGCGGACGTACCGCGGCCAACCTGGACGGCGCCGCCCCCTACTGGACCAGCTACACCTACACCCCATCGGGCCAGCGGGCCACGGAGAAGACCAACACCGGCACCCCGCAGACCCGTACCTACTGCTACGAACCGGCTCGCCCGCACGCCCTGGCAGCCACCACCACCGGCGCCACCTGCACCGGCGTCACCGCGCAGTACGCCTACGACGCCACGGGCAACACCGCCAAGCGCGCCGAAACCCCGGGCAGCACCAGCTCCCAGACCCTGGCCTGGGGACCGGAGGGCAAGCTCGCCAAGCTGACCGAAGGCGCAACCACCACGGACTACGTCTACGACGCGGAAGGCGAACTGCTGATCCGCCGCGACCCGGCCGGCGAGACGATCCTCTACACCGCCTCCACAGAGGTTCACCTCAAGGGCGCCAAGAAGTGGGCGACCCGCTCCTACACCGTTGCCGGCACGAAGATCGCCGTGGTCACCAACGTATCCGGCACCGCCAAACTGTCGTACACGGCGGGCGACGCCCACGGCACCTCGTCGCTGACCGTCTCCGGCGACGACAGCCAGACGGTGACCAAGCGCTACACGACCCCGTTCGGCTCGGCTCGGGGGTCGGCCACGGCGAACTGGCCCGACGACAAGCGGTTCCTGGACAAGCCCGAGGACATCAGCACAGGCCTGACGCACGTCGGAGCCCGCGAATACGACCCAGCCCTCGGCCAGTTCCTCAGCGTCGACCCGGTCCTCGCGCCGGACGCCGCACAGTCCCTCAACGGCTACGCCTATGCGAGCAACAACCCCGTCACCAACGCCGACCCGTCGGGCATGTGCCCGGAAGTCGACTGCCCGACCCGGCCCTGCCCCAACTGCGAGAACACCACGCCCGGAAACGAACCCGGCCCTCCGACGCTGACGGAAGCCGGCAAGCAGGGCGGCTCCGGCCTGACGCGGCCATGGCGCGGAAGGGACTACACGATCTCGCCCGGCGATGTGTACAGGCCGCTGACGATGGAATGGCGACCCGCCTTCGTTCCCATCCCGTTCGCCCCGGTGGTCGAAGGATTCGGAATCCTCGACGAGGGCGGCCCGTACAACGAGTGGGAGACCTCGCGCGCCCTGTTCCTGGGCTGGCTCTGGGGTGGCGGCTACCCCTTGGGACCGAACCAGAAGTTCAAGGGAGGCGATGCGTTCACGAAGGTGCTCGCGGGTGACGAAACGATCAGGGGCGCCCGCGAGATGCTGCTGGCGCAGGCCCTGGGGAGCGGAATGGACGCGACCTACGCAAAGGAGCCGTACGCATTCAGCTACAAGGACAGGGGTCCTGAACCTGGCAGCCCGTGGTGGAAATTCAATACGGCGCGAGGGATCTACAACGATTTCTCCAGCGTCGTCACCAATGGAACTCTCGGACACGAGAACATGGCGGACGCCTTCTTGGGCACATACTCCGCAAAGGCTCAGATCGTCAACGTGGACAAGGAAAAGGGTGCCGTGCGCATTCAGTTCTCGGTCAACAATCTGAGTGACTGGAACTCTGCCACGCACATGGTTCCACGGGAATGGAATCCGCTTTTCGACAAGACGTTCGGCGCGGCCGTTTCGCAGGAATTCACCTGGCAGGAAAGACTTCCGCTGAACGTATGCGGATGCTCCGTCAAATAG
- a CDS encoding RICIN domain-containing protein: protein MPRACKAMPAGRYSGTGSGLARVHHALRGYGDKYCLDNFERGGAANNSPVGFWECNGGPTLYWRWRAVSSGGNSDFLLVNNASGRCLDYPSSHWERPGAQFNIYDCKDGAARGQVFRVHQLGNNEFALTSLISSSTLALDGYSSSWRGNGSPVGLWNANSSAFNVHQRWY, encoded by the coding sequence GTGCCGCGTGCCTGCAAGGCAATGCCGGCGGGCCGGTACTCCGGCACGGGTTCTGGACTCGCCCGCGTTCACCATGCGTTACGTGGCTACGGCGACAAGTACTGCCTCGACAACTTCGAGCGCGGTGGAGCAGCCAACAACTCCCCGGTCGGCTTCTGGGAATGCAACGGAGGCCCCACCCTCTACTGGCGGTGGCGGGCCGTAAGCTCCGGCGGCAACTCCGACTTTCTGCTGGTCAACAACGCCTCCGGACGTTGCCTCGACTACCCGTCCTCGCACTGGGAACGCCCTGGCGCCCAGTTCAATATCTACGACTGCAAGGACGGCGCCGCCCGCGGTCAGGTCTTCCGCGTCCACCAACTCGGCAACAACGAGTTCGCCCTCACGTCGCTCATCAGCAGCAGCACCCTCGCCCTGGACGGCTACTCGAGCAGCTGGCGGGGGAACGGCAGCCCGGTTGGCCTCTGGAACGCGAACTCCAGTGCCTTCAACGTCCACCAGCGCTGGTACTGA
- a CDS encoding nucleotidyl transferase AbiEii/AbiGii toxin family protein, with amino-acid sequence MNLSDLHRRLLAAVIDIGAPYPLVITGGYAVQAHGLVERLSQDLAVATENPAPMAEIVADLERGLAARGWQVRVIDVDALSARLMAADPDTGEECEVDVLKEHFWTPPAQTEYGPVLAFDSVIGTKVRALADRGAVRDLIDVHAASRHRTANELERLGRRHGRDEFRLHDLRDRLAGADWADDDEFAAYGLTEDETAELRAWAQRWVSDLEQRLHEDDGHDDDS; translated from the coding sequence GTGAACCTGAGCGACTTGCACCGGCGGCTCCTGGCCGCCGTCATCGACATCGGCGCCCCGTACCCCCTCGTGATCACCGGAGGGTACGCCGTCCAGGCCCACGGCCTCGTCGAGCGGCTCAGCCAGGACCTCGCCGTCGCCACCGAGAACCCGGCCCCCATGGCCGAGATCGTCGCGGACCTCGAGCGGGGCTTGGCCGCACGGGGCTGGCAGGTGCGCGTGATCGACGTGGACGCCCTGTCGGCCCGCCTGATGGCAGCCGACCCCGACACCGGCGAGGAGTGCGAGGTGGACGTCCTCAAGGAACACTTCTGGACGCCGCCGGCCCAGACCGAGTACGGGCCGGTCCTCGCCTTCGACTCCGTCATCGGCACCAAGGTCCGCGCCCTGGCCGACCGCGGCGCCGTCCGCGACCTCATCGACGTACACGCGGCTTCCCGACACCGCACCGCCAACGAGCTGGAGCGCCTCGGCAGGCGGCACGGTCGCGACGAGTTCCGCCTCCACGACCTGCGCGACCGTCTCGCCGGCGCGGACTGGGCCGACGACGATGAGTTCGCCGCCTACGGCCTCACCGAGGACGAGACGGCCGAGCTCCGCGCGTGGGCCCAGCGCTGGGTGAGCGATCTGGAGCAGCGCCTGCACGAAGACGATGGCCACGACGACGACAGCTGA
- a CDS encoding WXG100 family type VII secretion target, whose translation MADDNLPEPDRLPLTPDELERHGSEWGGAVFTAPPADSYADPLAPAGLPTGPPLLRQPPLGFQPFAPAPGGPTQDALKIAPAVLTTAAGKADEIHTAFTKSAAALEEPARTASTAMTGWESADALKVAHKQWEKQAGTVAGWLAHISESLRIAARDYNKTNADVDHSFRGVSRRSQLDGL comes from the coding sequence ATGGCTGATGACAATTTGCCCGAGCCGGACCGGCTTCCGCTGACTCCGGACGAACTCGAGCGGCACGGCTCCGAGTGGGGCGGTGCCGTCTTCACGGCCCCGCCCGCCGACAGTTACGCGGATCCGCTCGCTCCCGCCGGCCTGCCCACCGGACCGCCCCTGCTCCGGCAACCGCCGCTCGGCTTCCAGCCGTTCGCGCCTGCGCCCGGTGGCCCGACCCAGGATGCGCTCAAGATCGCCCCTGCAGTCCTGACCACTGCGGCGGGAAAGGCGGACGAGATCCATACCGCCTTCACCAAGTCGGCGGCCGCTCTGGAGGAGCCGGCACGCACCGCCTCCACCGCCATGACGGGTTGGGAATCAGCCGATGCGCTCAAGGTGGCCCACAAGCAGTGGGAGAAGCAGGCAGGCACCGTCGCGGGCTGGCTGGCGCACATATCCGAGAGCCTGCGCATCGCGGCCCGGGACTACAACAAGACCAACGCCGACGTCGACCACTCCTTCCGGGGAGTGTCCCGCCGCTCGCAGCTGGACGGACTCTGA
- a CDS encoding integrase, with protein sequence MSGDQVADAVPVEDSTVLEAEIVEDELLPAAVPPAPRPLIDQHTILYPGDAVPTEADAPTYTRADFEVSATTADRLRNKAAPTNTNRNYSSQRRNFAQWCEEMGRVARPCTTATYVEWVAGLIARGMAPNTIRTYMSGVRTWMPEDRRPGTTEARGMLAEYRKEWGKRNRVRKAPAITEPMLRAMVDTCDLRTSAGLRDRCALLVGRGALNRRIELADLDIDHVEVEDAGVDLWIAYSKTDQEGKGESTFIPADPADPRYDPVAAVRDWLKCLHRLGVHDGPLMRALTSKGRLQNRSAATARGDYVTGDALNDWVRHRAYLAGLPGWHLITSHGLRRGGAQEIADAGGDPTQQGRWKPGSATVKRQYLDRAQSRAQNPWHQVQAARGSTRGGAP encoded by the coding sequence ATGAGCGGGGATCAGGTAGCGGATGCCGTGCCCGTCGAGGACAGTACGGTCCTCGAGGCCGAGATCGTCGAGGACGAGCTGCTGCCTGCCGCCGTCCCGCCCGCGCCCCGGCCGCTCATCGACCAGCACACCATCCTCTACCCGGGTGACGCCGTGCCCACCGAGGCGGACGCCCCCACCTACACGCGCGCGGACTTCGAGGTGTCCGCGACCACGGCCGACCGCCTGCGGAACAAGGCCGCGCCGACCAACACCAACCGCAACTACAGCAGCCAGCGCAGGAACTTCGCCCAGTGGTGCGAGGAGATGGGCCGGGTGGCCAGGCCCTGCACGACGGCCACGTACGTGGAGTGGGTCGCCGGCCTGATCGCCCGGGGGATGGCGCCGAACACCATCCGCACGTACATGTCGGGAGTCCGTACGTGGATGCCGGAGGACCGGCGGCCCGGCACGACCGAGGCGCGGGGGATGCTGGCCGAGTACCGCAAGGAGTGGGGGAAGCGGAACCGGGTGCGCAAGGCCCCGGCCATCACCGAACCCATGCTGCGCGCCATGGTCGACACCTGTGACCTGCGGACATCGGCCGGGCTGCGGGACCGGTGCGCGCTCCTGGTGGGACGCGGGGCGCTCAACCGCCGTATCGAGCTGGCCGACCTGGACATCGATCACGTCGAGGTCGAGGACGCCGGGGTCGACCTGTGGATCGCGTACTCCAAGACCGACCAGGAGGGAAAGGGCGAGAGCACCTTCATCCCGGCCGATCCGGCCGACCCGCGCTACGACCCGGTCGCGGCCGTACGGGACTGGCTGAAGTGCCTGCACCGGCTGGGCGTCCACGACGGCCCGCTGATGCGGGCGCTGACCTCGAAGGGCCGGCTGCAGAACCGGTCCGCGGCCACCGCGCGGGGCGACTACGTCACTGGCGACGCCCTCAACGACTGGGTCCGCCACCGCGCCTACCTGGCCGGGCTGCCCGGCTGGCACCTGATCACCTCGCACGGCCTGCGCCGCGGCGGCGCCCAGGAGATCGCGGACGCCGGCGGCGACCCGACGCAGCAGGGGCGGTGGAAGCCGGGTTCGGCCACGGTCAAGCGCCAGTACCTCGACCGGGCCCAGTCCCGGGCTCAGAACCCTTGGCACCAGGTCCAGGCCGCGCGCGGCAGTACCAGGGGAGGGGCGCCGTAA
- a CDS encoding ABC transporter ATP-binding protein, with translation MTDTGSSSDSGVMARALSCRFGPKTVLHDVSLDVPLGSVTGFLGANGAGKSTAIRIMLGLLRGGGRTHFLGRPLSAWNTPGRVVGAVLGGVAGHPSHRVQTHLAMVAAGTGLPQRRVDEVLDLVGLAEAAALRLNALSLGMAQRVGIAQAMLGNPPVLILDEPGNGLDPHSLRWLRTFLRHLATEGRAVLVSSHLLAEMEQLADRVAVLAQGTVVAQTTVRDISARTGNVIAQSPDTGSAALPARCLVARTAR, from the coding sequence GTGACCGATACGGGCTCCTCTTCTGACAGTGGTGTGATGGCACGCGCGCTGAGCTGTAGGTTCGGCCCGAAAACCGTGCTGCACGACGTATCCCTGGACGTGCCACTGGGATCGGTGACTGGATTCCTCGGTGCCAATGGTGCGGGAAAGAGCACGGCGATTCGCATCATGCTCGGCCTCCTGCGGGGAGGAGGCCGGACCCATTTTCTAGGTCGCCCCCTGTCCGCCTGGAACACGCCGGGGCGGGTGGTCGGTGCTGTCCTTGGAGGTGTGGCCGGCCACCCCTCCCACCGAGTGCAGACGCATCTGGCCATGGTCGCAGCGGGGACAGGCCTGCCGCAGCGCCGCGTCGACGAGGTCCTCGACCTGGTGGGACTGGCCGAGGCCGCCGCATTGCGCCTCAACGCTCTGTCCCTGGGCATGGCCCAGCGGGTGGGCATCGCACAGGCAATGCTCGGGAACCCGCCCGTTCTCATCCTCGACGAACCGGGCAACGGCCTCGACCCGCACTCCCTGCGCTGGCTGCGTACATTCCTCCGCCACCTCGCCACCGAGGGACGGGCCGTGCTGGTCTCCAGCCACCTGCTCGCGGAGATGGAGCAACTGGCCGACAGGGTGGCCGTCCTCGCCCAAGGCACCGTGGTCGCACAGACCACGGTGCGTGACATCAGCGCCCGGACCGGAAACGTCATCGCGCAGAGCCCGGATACCGGTTCTGCGGCTTTGCCTGCGCGGTGTCTGGTGGCTCGGACCGCGAGGTGA